From Ochotona princeps isolate mOchPri1 chromosome X, mOchPri1.hap1, whole genome shotgun sequence, one genomic window encodes:
- the SNX12 gene encoding sorting nexin-12 translates to MSDTAVADTRRLNSKPQDLTDAYGPPSNFLEIDIFNPQTVGVGRARFTTYEVRMRTNLPIFKLKESCVRRRYSDFEWLKNELERDSKIVVPPLPGKALKRQLPFRGDEGIFEESFIEERRQGLEQFINKIAGHPLAQNERCLHMFLQEEAIDRNYVPGKVRQ, encoded by the exons ATGTCGGACACAGCCGTAGCTGACACCCGGCGTCTTAACTCGAAGCCTCAGGACCTGACCGATGCTTATGGGCCTCCAAGTAACTTCCTGGAGATCGACATCTTTAATCCACAGACGGTGGGCGTGGGCCGCGCGCGCTTCACCACCTATGAGGTTCGCATGCGG ACCAATCTGCCTATCTTCAAGCTGAAGGAGTCTTGTGTACGGCGGCGCTACAGTGACTTTGAGTGGCTGAAAAATGAGCTGGAGCGTGATAGTAAG ATTGTAGTACCACcactgcctgggaaagctttgAAGCGGCAGCTCCCTTTCCGAGGAGATGAAGGGATATTTGAAGAGTCTTTCATTGAAGAAAGGAGGCAAGGCCTTGAACAGTTTATTAATAA AATTGCTGGGCACCCACTGGCTCAGAATGAACGCTGCCTACACATGTTCCTGCAGGAAGAAGCGATTGATAGAAACTACGTCCCCGGGAAGGTGCGCCAGTAG